DNA from Lacibacter sp. H375:
ATACACTTCTTTATTACGAACTGCAAGATAAAGTGCACCGTGTCCGCCCATACTCAAACCGGTGATGGCTCTTCCTTTTTTATCAGCAATGGTTTTGTAATGCGTATCGATATAACTCACCAGCTCTCTGCTCACAAAAGTTTCATACTTCATCTTCGGATCAACAGGACTATCATAGTACCAACTGTAAAAACCACCATCGGCACAAACGATCATAATTTTTAGCTCATCAGCTTTTTGTGCAAGCTGCGGTGCTTCTTTTATCCATCCACCATAGTTACCACTGTAACCATGCAGAAGATAAACTACAGGGAAACGTTCTTTACTTTTCTTGTAGCTCTTTGGTGTGATCACCACACATTTAATTTCTTTCTGCATACTGTTGCTGAACACAGTAACGGTATCAACTTTAGCTGCTAAGAGATGGAATGAGAGAAAAAAGAAAAAGAGGACTGTGCTTGATCGTTTCATGTGTTGAAGATAAATATTTCTGTTGTTCAAAAAAGCTGTCATCCCGACGAAGGAGGGAACTGCTTGGCTGCTGTAATTCTACTCAACAGATCCCTCCTTCGTCGGGATGACAATAAAAAGGGCACAGAGTTTTTTCTCCGTGCCCTTTGCGTTACCTCAGTGTTCTCTGCGGTAAAAAGTATTTAGTTCTTCTTCTGTGCCCGCTGCATTGAATTACCACCCGCACTTGCACCACGCACTGGGCCACTGCCTTGGCGGAACAAATTAAACTTCGATGGCATTTCTTTCACTGGCCATAAGTTGTTGCTTTCATCAATATCAGCAGTTTCACGCATTGGATCAATACGGATGGCGGCTACTTCTTTATCCTTAATGAATACTTTGGTAAACTTTTGTTCATTCAATTTCCATATACTCACCGGTACACGGTCAACTTCCTTACTGCCATCCTTGAAAGTCCACTCAACAATCACCGGCATTACCATGCCACCTTTGTTGGTAAAGCTCAGCTCGTAAAAATTCTTATTCGCCCATTTGCCTTTGTTTTCGTTATCAACAGGAATAGTTGCATCAGCTTGCTGTTGTGTAAACTTTGCATCTGCTCCGGGATTGAAATAATAATAGTCACGCAGGCTTGTATCAGCATCTGTTGCATATGTAATGCTCTTATCATCTTTGTTACGGAGCTTATGCACTGCATCAAATTGTTTTTGCTGGAAAGCAGTTGCGTTTGCAGCATCGTTCATCTTGAACCAACGCACAGTGTCGAGTGAAATATCAACCGGCTCAGTTCCGTAATACCAACCTCTCCAGAACCAATCAAGATCAACTGCACTTGCATCTTCCATCGTACGGAAAAGATCTGCAGGTGTTGGATGCTTGAATGCCCAGCGACGTGCATATTCACGGAATGAATAATCAAACAACTCACGACCCATTACCGTTTCACGTAAAATATTTAAACCGGTTGCCGCTTTTGCATAGGCATTGGCACCAACCTGCGTAACGTTATCGCCCGTGGTCATAATTGGTTCCAGTTGATCTTTTGGCAACTTCATGTAATCAGTGATCAAATGCGCAGGACCACGACGTGAAGGATAATTGTTGTCAAATTCACCTTCCGTTAAAAATTGTGTGAATGTATTCAAACCTTCAT
Protein-coding regions in this window:
- a CDS encoding alpha/beta hydrolase, which codes for MKRSSTVLFFFFLSFHLLAAKVDTVTVFSNSMQKEIKCVVITPKSYKKSKERFPVVYLLHGYSGNYGGWIKEAPQLAQKADELKIMIVCADGGFYSWYYDSPVDPKMKYETFVSRELVSYIDTHYKTIADKKGRAITGLSMGGHGALYLAVRNKEVYSQAGSMAGGVDIRPFPNNWQIKQVLGDINTNKENWDTYTLINQIETLKNGELKLIIDCGLGDFFLEVNRNLHQKLMTLKIDHDYTERPGAHNGAYWGSAVDYHLLFFKKGFGKK